A region from the Bactrocera dorsalis isolate Fly_Bdor chromosome 1, ASM2337382v1, whole genome shotgun sequence genome encodes:
- the LOC125777729 gene encoding uncharacterized protein LOC125777729, producing the protein MEHVGFHYDPDCDYSLHGAIGAMDIICTLCNAAKFRGEIAGMCCSSCKVKLPALEPPPEPLHSLLTGESPTSKHFLQNIQAYNSCFQMTSFGATKIIRDPFMPTFKIQGQIYHRAGSLIPFVDADYQFLQIYFIGNETDQLNQQCKIAIGTRREIVLNLQRFLNEHNELIRLFKIALDRMPSDNHRIVIRADKMPMGQHARRFNPPTIDEVAIVIVGEQFESRDIVLHRRNEQLQRVSELHRSYDALQYPILLWRGDDGYHINMRLMNPTTGQETPKKLSAMNFYSYRIMIRPQEDNYILKCRKLFHRYLVDMYAKIETERVNFIRFNQAKLRSEEYIHLRDAVMNDANVNSIGRLTILPATYIGSPRHMHEYAQDAMSYVRHYGRPDLFITFTCNPKWNDIKCHLLKNLSGIKMITPTTTHKAVVPKTS; encoded by the exons ATGGAACATGTTGGCTTTCACTACGATCCTGACTGCGACTACAGCCTGCATGGTGCCATCGGAGcaatggatattatttgtaCGCTTTGCAATGCAGCGAAATTTCGAGGAGAAATAGCTGGCATGTGCTGCTCCAGTTGCAAAGTGAAACTGCCTGCATTGGAACCGCCACCAGAACCATTACATTCCTTGCTCACTGGAGAATCGCCGACGTCTAAGCATTTCTTGCAGAACATACAAGCGtacaattcatgctttcaaatgacttcttttggtGCCACAAAGATCATTAGAGATCCATTTATGCCGACGTTCAAG ATTCAGGGACAAATATACCATCGAGCAGGCTCGCTCATACCATTTGTCGATGCCGactatcaatttttgcaaatatatttcatcggtAATGAAACTGACCAACTAAATCAACAATGTAAAATTGCGATCGGCACAAGGCGAGAAATCGTACTAAATTTGCAAAGATTTCTCAATGAGCACAAtgaattgattcgattgttcaaaatcgcattggaccgcatgccgtctgataaccatcgaatcgtcatcagagcagacaaaatgccgatggggcagcatgccagacgattcaacccaccaacaatcgatgaggtggcaatcgtcattgttggcgaacagtttgaatcgcgagatattgtactgcaccgtagaaacgaacaacttcagcgtgtttccgagctacaccgtagttATGATGCATTACAATATCCGATATTATTGtggagaggtgatgacggctatcacatcaatatgcgaTTGATGAATCCAACTACTG gcCAAGAAACACCGAAAAAACTCAGTGCGATGAACTTCTATTCGTACAGAATAATGATTCGTCCGCAAGAAGATaactacatcctgaaatgtcgcaagcttttccatcggtatttggttgacatgtatgcgaagatcgagaccgaacgtgtcaactttattcgattcaaccaagcgaaattgcgttctgaagagtacatccatttgagagacgccgtaatgaatgatgcaaatgtgaatagcattggacgtctgacaatattgccagccacatacatcggcagtccgcgccatatgcacgagtatgcgcaagatgcgatgtcgtatgtgcgccattacggcagaccggatctgttcataacgttcacgtgcaatcccaagtggaatgacatcaaatgccatttgtt GAAAAATCTCTCAGGCATAAAAATGATAACCCCAACCACTACCCATAAAGCGGTTGTGCCAAAAACTTCTTAA